One Clarias gariepinus isolate MV-2021 ecotype Netherlands chromosome 5, CGAR_prim_01v2, whole genome shotgun sequence genomic region harbors:
- the fzd5 gene encoding frizzled-5, which translates to MAKTPACAVVFQLLVFLVSQLPHLALAASKDIVCEPITVPMCKGIGYNLTYMPNQFNHDTQEEVGLEVHQFWPLVRIRCSPDLLFFLCSMYTPICLPDYKKPLPPCRSVCERAKKGCSPLMIQYGFEWPERMSCEQLPVLGEPDRLCMDHNNSETTTLSPSFPKPTPKGPNRHRSTAKSGAPQKCDQECRCREPLVPIKKETHLLYNHVHTGSLPNCALPCHQPYFSQDERAFTTFWIGLWSVLCFISTLTTVATFLIDMERFKYPERPIIFLAACYLFVSLGYLVRLLAGHERVACGGSGDQQHVLYDTTGPALCTLVFLLIYFFGMASSIWWVVLSFTWFLAAGMKWGNEAIAGYSQYFHLAAWLVPSVKSIAVLALSSVDGDPVAGICYVGNQSLESLRGFVLAPLVVYLFSGSLFLLAGFVSLFRIRSVIKQGGTKTDKLEKLMIRIGLFTVLYTVPATIVVACLVYEQHYRPGWEQALACTCPSERQQLGLGPEYAVFMLKYFMCLVVGITSGVWIWSGKTVESWRRFAARCFPCRARKPPASASSMYSEASTALTARAGSAPPGSYHKSAPPSHV; encoded by the coding sequence ATGGCGAAGACTCCTGCCTGTGCTGTGGTGTTTCAGCTACTCGTGTTCCTCGTCTCCCAGCTGCCACACCTGGCACTCGCCGCCTCCAAGGACATCGTGTGTGAACCCATCACGGTGCCCATGTGCAAAGGCATCGGCTACAACCTCACCTACATGCCCAACCAGTTCAATCACGACACCCAGGAGGAGGTGGGATTAGAAGTGCATCAGTTCTGGCCTCTGGTTCGGATACGCTGCTCCCCGGatttgctgttttttctctGTAGCATGTACACCCCGATCTGTCTCCCAGACTACAAAAAGCCTTTGCCGCCATGCCGCTCCGTCTGTGAGAGGGCCAAGAAGGGCTGCTCACCTCTCATGATCCAGTATGGATTCGAGTGGCCCGAGCGTATGAGCTGCGAGCaacttcccgtgcttggtgagccGGACCGGCTGTGCATGGACCACAACAACAGTGAGACCACCACTCTGTCTCCGTCGTTCCCCAAACCTACCCCCAAGGGCCCGAACAGGCACCGATCCACAGCCAAATCGGGTGCGCCTCAGAAGTGCGACCAGGAGTGCCGCTGTCGAGAGCCTTTGGTCCCTATTAAAAAAGAGACTCACCTGTTGTACAACCACGTGCACACGGGCTCGCTGCCTAACTGCGCTCTTCCTTGCCACCAGCCCTATTTTTCCCAGGATGAGCGGGCTTTTACAACCTTCTGGATCGGTTTGTGGTCCGTCCTGTGCTTTATCTCCACCCTCACCACTGTGGCTACGTTCCTAATCGATATGGAGCGCTTCAAGTACCCTGAACGGCCCATAATTTTCCTGGCTGCCTGCTACCTCTTTGTGTCACTGGGCTACCTCGTGCGTCTGCTAGCGGGTCACGAACGGGTGGCGTGCGGTGGCTCTGGCGACCAGCAGCACGTCCTATACGACACCACCGGCCCGGCTTTGTGCACGCTGGTCTTCCTCCTCATCTACTTCTTCGGCATGGCTAGCTCCATCTGGTGGGTGGTGCTGTCGTTCACCTGGTTCTTGGCTGCAGGGATGAAGTGGGGAAACGAAGCCATCGCGGGCTACTCGCAGTACTTTCACCTGGCGGCGTGGCTGGTGCCCAGCGTTAAGTCGATCGCCGTTTTGGCCCTCAGCTCTGTAGACGGAGACCCTGTTGCTGGAATCTGCTATGTGGGCAACCAGAGTCTGGAGAGTTTGCGAGGCTTCGTGCTAGCACCTTTGGTGGTCTACCTCTTCTCTGGGTCACTTTTCCTGCTGGCCGGGTTCGTGTCGCTATTCCGCATCCGCAGCGTTATCAAGCAGGGTGGCACCAAGACGGACAAACTGGAAAAGCTGATGATTCGCATCGGGCTGTTCACCGTGCTCTACACCGTGCCAGCCACCATCGTGGTGGCGTGTTTAGTCTACGAGCAGCACTACCGGCCTGGCTGGGAGCAGGCGCTGGCCTGTACGTGTCCCTCGGAGCGCCAGCAGCTCGGTCTGGGCCCCGAATATGCAGTCTTCATGCTTAAGTACTTTATGTGCTTGGTAGTGGGCATCACCTCCGGCGTGTGGATCTGGTCAGGAAAGACAGTGGAGTCTTGGAGACGGTTTGCAGCGCGCTGCTTTCCGTGCAGGGCCAGAAAGCCGCCTGCCTCAGCTTCCTCTATGTACAGCGAAGCTAGCACGGCACTTACCGCACGAGCCGGGTCAGCACCACCCGGATCCTACCACAAATCAGCTCCACCGTCGCACGTCTAA